A window of Pseudomonas monteilii contains these coding sequences:
- a CDS encoding two-component system response regulator — protein MIRVVVTEDHAIVREGIKQLIGLAKDLQVVGEASTVEQLLDTLRHTPCDVVLLDISMPGSSGLEAIPRIRALAPAPAILMLSMHDEAQMAARALKAGAAGYATKDSDPALLLTAIRRVAGGGRYIDPALADRMVFEVGLTDARPLHTLLSEREFSVFERLAQGANVNDIAHQLALSSKTISTHKARLMQKLKVNSLAELVRYAMEHRLL, from the coding sequence GTGATTCGTGTAGTGGTGACCGAAGACCATGCCATCGTCCGCGAGGGCATCAAGCAACTGATCGGCCTGGCCAAGGACCTGCAGGTGGTGGGCGAGGCGAGCACGGTGGAGCAGCTGCTCGACACGTTGCGGCACACGCCCTGTGACGTCGTCCTGCTGGACATCTCCATGCCCGGCAGCAGCGGCCTGGAGGCGATTCCCCGGATCCGTGCCCTAGCGCCGGCACCGGCCATCCTGATGCTGTCCATGCACGACGAGGCGCAGATGGCGGCACGTGCGCTCAAGGCCGGGGCCGCAGGCTACGCGACCAAGGACAGCGATCCGGCGCTGTTGCTTACGGCCATCCGCCGGGTGGCCGGGGGCGGGCGCTACATCGACCCGGCCCTGGCCGACCGCATGGTGTTCGAAGTGGGCCTGACCGACGCCCGCCCGCTGCACACCTTGCTGTCGGAGCGCGAGTTCTCGGTCTTCGAGCGTCTGGCCCAGGGCGCCAACGTCAACGATATCGCCCATCAGCTGGCGCTCAGCAGCAAGACCATCAGCACGCACAAGGCGCGGTTGATGCAGAAGCTCAAGGTCAACTCGCTGGCCGAGCTGGTGCGGTATGCCATGGAGCATCGTCTGCTGTGA